Within the Beduinella massiliensis genome, the region TCCGTATATCTGCTTTACTGCGGCGTGCGTGCGCAGGAAGCGTGTCTTTGCGTAGAAGAAAGCCCATGGGAAGTTCTGGAGACGCCCGACATCCGGCCGGACCTATCGCCTAAGGTGGTGGCCGCGCTCTCGGAGGACGATTTGGAGAACATTTTGCTCAGCACGCAGGCGCGCAGGATGTGCCCGGGCTGCGTCACCATCGCGCGGCTGAACGACCCGGCATACATCGCCCTCTTTCGCAGAGCGCACATATCGCACGTGGTGAGGGGGGAGCTGTCCTCGAGGGAACTCCTTTCCATCATTCAAGGGGGAAGCACGGCTTGCGATTTCACGTAAAGTTTTCGCCCATTCAGACGTTGGCCGCCGGATTCGCGCTGATCATCCTGTTGGGGGCGCTGCTGCTCATGCTGCCGGCTGCAAACCGGGACGGCGCGCCGATTCCCTTTATCGATGCGCTGTTCACGTCCGCGTCGGCCACCTGCGTGACGGGGCTGGTCGTCTACGATACCTACACCCAGTTCACGTTCTTCGGCCAGCTCGTCGTCCTGTGCCTGATCCAGATCGGCGGTCTGGGCTTCATGACGATCGCGGTGCTTTTCTCGCTCGTTCTGGGCAAACGCATCGGGCTCAGGGAGCGATCCTGCCTGATGGAGGCGGTCAGCTCCTTTCGATTGGGCGGCATCGTCCGTTTCGTTCGTCGTATCCTGATCGGCACCGCTTCGTTCGAGCTGACGGGCGCGCTGCTGCTCGCGCTGCGCTTCTGCCCGCGGTTCGGCCTCGGCACGGGCATCTGGTATGCGCTCTTCCATTCGGTTTCCGCGTTTTGCAATGCAGGCTTTGACCTGATGGGGTGCATTCGTCCCTATTGTTCGCTGGAGCCCTTTGCCGCGGACGTGCTGGTGAACGCCGTCATCCTCTCGCTGATCGTGATCGGCGGTATCGGCTTTCTCGTGTGGGACGACCTGGCGGAGCATAGGCATCACTTCAGATGCTACCTGCTCCACACGAAGATCATGCTCTGCGCTACCGCCGGACTCATCCTCTTCGCATTTTTCGCCTTCTGGGCGATTGAGCGAAACGGCGCGTTTTCAGGCGTGAGCCGGGGACGGCAGGCACTGATGGCGCTCTTTCAGGCGGTCACCCCCAGGACGGCGGGATTTAATACCGCCAACCTTTCCGAACTTACGGAAGCGGGCTCGGCGCTGACCGTCCTGCTGATGCTCATCGGCGCGGGCACGGGATCGACAGGCGGCGGAATCAAGGTGACCACCGCCGTCGTCATGCTGCTCTCGACGCTTTCCTACGCCCGCGGACGGGACGATATCAACCTTTTCCGGCGCAGGGTAGAGGACGGGCTCGTAAAGCGCGCCTACTGCGGGGCAATGCTCTACCTGATGCTCGCCTTTTTCGGGTGCTTTGTGCTCCTGCGCGAGCAGCCGGGCTTTTCCCTGATGGACGCGATGTTCGAGACGTTTTCCGCTATCGGCACGGTCGGGCTGTCCAAGGGGGCGACACGCCTGCTGACGCCCCTGTCGCGCCTGACGCTGATTCTGCTCATGTACAGCGGCCGGGTCGGCAGCCTCTCGGTCGCGATGGCGATCGCGGAAAAAAGGCGTTCGCCCCGGCTGCGCAACACCGTGGGCAAGGTGATCGTAGGATAAGGAGGAAATGACGGATGCGTTCGATGCTCGTGATCGGATTGGGCCGCTTTGGGCGTCATTTGGCTACCAAGCTTGCGGAGCTGGGCAACGAGGTCATGGTGGTGGACAGGGATGAGGCAGCCGTCAGCCGTCTGGCGCCCGTGACGACGGCGGCGCACATCGGCGACTGCATGGACGAGGAAGTCATCGCTTCGCTGGGCGTGCGCAACTTTGACGTCTGCTTCGTGTGCATCAGCGAAAACTTTCAGTCCTCGCTGGAGATCACCTCCCTGCTCAAGGAGGCGGGCGCGAAGTGGGTGGTCTCCAAGACGGACCGCGAGATGCACGCCAAGTTCCTGCTCAAGATCGGCGCGGACGCGGTCGTCCATCCGGAGCGCGACATGGCGCAGCGTGCGGCGATGAAGTACAGCATGCGAAACGCTTTCGATTACATCGAGGTGACGCCGGAGTACGCCATCTCGGAGCTGCGCGTACCTGAAAGCTGGGTAGGACAAAGCGTGCGCGATTTGAAGGTGCGCTCCCGCTACAACGTGAACATCATCGGCATCAAGGTGGAGGAGCATGTCATTCCGCTCGTGAGTGCGGAGCACAGATTTGAGGCGGCGGAGCATCTGCTGGTGGCCGGAGGCAAAAAGGATATCACACGCCTGATGTACAAGTAAACCCGCTGCGTAGTATAATGCAAGAGGAGGTGAGCCGGGTGAAAAAGGCAGATCCGTTCCTCGCGCGCGCGGGCACGACGCTCGTGCTGCTGGCAGGGGCGACGGCGTTTTCCCTGCTCATCAACGCGGCGGGCATCGGAAAAGAATGCGTCATCATGGTGTTCCTGCTGGGCGTGCTCTTTACGACCGTGCTCACGCACGGCTACAGCTACGGCGTCGTCTCCTCGCTCGTCAGCGTGCTGCTGTTCAACTTTCTGTTTACCG harbors:
- a CDS encoding NAD-binding protein — encoded protein: MFAVVWISLAGVVLLGYWVMGQVDAFIAENVRMRPPCRTSVYLLYCGVRAQEACLCVEESPWEVLETPDIRPDLSPKVVAALSEDDLENILLSTQARRMCPGCVTIARLNDPAYIALFRRAHISHVVRGELSSRELLSIIQGGSTACDFT
- a CDS encoding TrkH family potassium uptake protein, coding for MRFHVKFSPIQTLAAGFALIILLGALLLMLPAANRDGAPIPFIDALFTSASATCVTGLVVYDTYTQFTFFGQLVVLCLIQIGGLGFMTIAVLFSLVLGKRIGLRERSCLMEAVSSFRLGGIVRFVRRILIGTASFELTGALLLALRFCPRFGLGTGIWYALFHSVSAFCNAGFDLMGCIRPYCSLEPFAADVLVNAVILSLIVIGGIGFLVWDDLAEHRHHFRCYLLHTKIMLCATAGLILFAFFAFWAIERNGAFSGVSRGRQALMALFQAVTPRTAGFNTANLSELTEAGSALTVLLMLIGAGTGSTGGGIKVTTAVVMLLSTLSYARGRDDINLFRRRVEDGLVKRAYCGAMLYLMLAFFGCFVLLREQPGFSLMDAMFETFSAIGTVGLSKGATRLLTPLSRLTLILLMYSGRVGSLSVAMAIAEKRRSPRLRNTVGKVIVG
- a CDS encoding NAD-binding protein, encoding MRSMLVIGLGRFGRHLATKLAELGNEVMVVDRDEAAVSRLAPVTTAAHIGDCMDEEVIASLGVRNFDVCFVCISENFQSSLEITSLLKEAGAKWVVSKTDREMHAKFLLKIGADAVVHPERDMAQRAAMKYSMRNAFDYIEVTPEYAISELRVPESWVGQSVRDLKVRSRYNVNIIGIKVEEHVIPLVSAEHRFEAAEHLLVAGGKKDITRLMYK